From a region of the Pongo pygmaeus isolate AG05252 chromosome 5, NHGRI_mPonPyg2-v2.0_pri, whole genome shotgun sequence genome:
- the TSPYL4 gene encoding testis-specific Y-encoded-like protein 4, with product MSGLDGGNKLPLAQTGGLAASDHASGDPDLDQCQGLHEETEATQVMANAGGGSLETVAEGGASQDPVDCGPALRLPVAGSRGGAATKAGQEDAPPSTKGLEAASAAEAADSSQKNGCQLGEPRGPAGQKALEACGAGGLGSQMIPGKKAKEVTTKKCAISAAVEKEGEAGAVMEEKKVVQKEKKVAGGVKEETRARAPKINNCMDSLEAIDQELSNVNAQADRAFLQLERKFGRMRRLHMQRRSFIIQNIPGFWVTAFRNHPQLSPMISGQDEDMLRYMINLEVEELKHPRAGCKFKFIFQGNPYFRNEGLVKEYERRSSGRVVSLSTPIRWHRGQDPQAHIHRNREGNTIPSFFNWFSDHSLLEFDRIAEIIKGELWPNPLQYYLMGEGPRRGIRGPPRQPVESARSFRFQSG from the coding sequence ATGAGCGGCCTGGATGGGGGCAACAAGCTCCCTCTCGCCCAAACCGGCGGCCTGGCTGCTTCCGACCATGCCTCAGGAGATCCGGACCTAGACCAGTGCCAAGGGCTCCATGAAGAAACCGAGGCGACACAGGTGATGGCGAACGCAGGTGGGGGCAGCCTGGAGACCGTTGCGGAGGGAGGTGCATCCCAGGATCCTGTTGACTGTGGCCCCGCGCTCCGCCTCCCAGTTGCCGGGAGTCGCGGCGGTGCAGCGACCAAAGCCGGGCAGGAGGATGCTCCACCTTCTACGAAAGGTCTGGAAGCAGCCTCTGCCGCCGAGGCTGCTGACAGCAGCCAGAAAAATGGCTGTCAGCTTGGAGAGCCCCGTGGCCCTGCTGGGCAGAAGGCTCTAGAAGCCTGTGGCGCAGGGGGCTTGGGGTCTCAGATGATACCTGGGAAGAAGGCCAAGGAAGTGACGACTAAAAAATGCGCCATTTCAGCAGCAGTGGAAAAGGAGGGAGAAGCAGGGGCGGTGATGGAGGAAAAGAAGGtagtgcagaaggaaaaaaaggtggCAGGAGGGGTGAAAGAGGAGACACGGGCCAGGGCCCCGAAGATCAATAACTGCATGGACTCGCTGGAGGCCATCGATCAAGAGTTGTCAAACGTAAATGCCCAGGCTGACAGGGCCTTCCTTCAGCTTGAGCGCAAGTTTGGCCGCATGCGAAGGCTCCACATGCAGCGCAGAAGTTTCATTATCCAGAATATCCCAGGTTTCTGGGTTACTGCCTTTCGAAACCACCCCCAGCTGTCACCTATGATCAGTGGCCAAGATGAAGACATGCTGAGATACATGATCAATTTGGAGGTGGAGGAGCTTAAACACCCCAGAGCAGGCTGCAAATTCAAGTTCATCTTTCAGGGCAACCCCTACTTCCGAAATGAGGGGCTCGTCAAGGAATATGAACGCAGATCCTCTGGCCGGGTGGTgtctctttccactccaatccgctggCACCGTGGCCAAGACCCCCAGGCTCATATCCACAGAAACCGGGAAGGGAACACTATCCCTAGTTTCTTCAACTGGTTTTCAGACCACAGCCTTCTAGAATTCGACAGAATTGCAGAGATTATCAAAGGAGAACTGTGGCCCAATCCCCTACAATACTACCTGATGGGTGAAGGGCCCCGTAGAGGAATTCGAGGCCCACCAAGGCAGCCAGTGGAGAGCGCCAGATCCTTCAGGTTCCAGTCTGGTTAA
- the LOC129038602 gene encoding small ribosomal subunit protein uS7-like: protein MMMHSRNNSKKLMTVCIVKHAFEIIHLLTGENPLQVLVNAIINSGPREDSTRIGCTGTVRRQAVDVSQLRRVNQAIWLLCTGAREAAFRNIKTIAECLAEELINAAKGSSNSYAIKKKDVWPSWSVWPSPTAGFPSCCPINLSALQGSPTKKKKKKKKTTKLL, encoded by the coding sequence ATGATGATGCACAGCCGCAACAACAGCAAGAAGCTCATGACTGTGTGCATCGTCAAGCATGCCTTCGAGATCATACACCTGCTCACAGGCGAGAACCCTCTGCAGGTCCTGGTGAACGCCATCATCAACAGTGGTCCCCGGGAGGACTCCACACGCATTGGGTGCACTGGGACTGTGAGACGACAGGCTGTGGACGTGTCCCAACTGCGCCGTGTGAATCAGGCCATCTGGCTGCTGTGCACAGGTGCTCGTGAGGCTGCCTTCCGGAACATTAAGACCATTGCTGAGTGCCTGGCAGAGGAGCTCATCAATGCTGCCAAGGGCTCCTCCAACTCCTATGCCATTAAGAAGAAGGACGTGTGGCCTTCTTGGAGTGTGTGGCCAAGTCCAACCGCTGGTTTTCCCAGCTGTTGCCCAATAAACCTGTCTGCCCTTCAGGGCagccctaccaaaaaaaaaaaaaaaaaaaaaaaaacaactaagttattataa